Within Pseudomonas cichorii, the genomic segment TCCAGTGCTCGCGGCCGCTCGAAACCGACTGGTTGCGGCTTGCAAGGCAGCCGCTGTCTGTGGTCGATAAAACCGCAAATGGACTGCCATACAAAAAATCTGGGCGATTGTGCCACTTCCCTATCGAAATGCCACCTCATTCTAGACTTTACGCTGCCTGCAAGCCCCTCCTTTTCCCATACACACATTCAAGGCAGATCTACTTCAGCCTGTATTGGCTGAAAAGCAGGCTAAAGGACATCAGCATTACCTGCCCGCAGCACTGGAATGGCGCAAAACAATGAGGCTCTCGACGGACTGCAATCTATTCGTAACTCCATGCTTTATATCGGGAGATTGGATACGTTATCAAGGGCAGGAACAAAACCAGCAATGCGCTACAAATGCTGTATGAATTTTCCGAAACCCACAAAACTTCCCACTTTGCCGGCCGTAACGTCAATTGCCAGGCAGCACAGCTCTTCATCGTGCCCACACGTCAATGCGTTATGCTCCAGCATCGTCACGCAAAACCGGAACTTGCCATGACCCATGCCCGTCTACTCGCCCCTTTGAGCCTTGCCCTGCTGACCGCCTGCGCGCAAACCCCGAAAACCATCGTTTCAGTGGAAGCCCAGAGCGACTGCCCGCTGACGCTCAAGAGCGGACAAACCCTGATCCTCACTCTGCCCAGCAACCCCACCACCGGCTTTCGCTGGCAGATCCAGAATCCGGCACAAAGCGTGCTGCGCAGTCTGGGGCCTGAGGTTTATAAAAACTCGCAAAGCACGGAAATGGTGGGCAGTGGCGGGCAATCGGTATGGCGCTACAAGGCGACCGAGACTGGCACGGGGCAACTGGTGATGATCTACCAGCAACCCTGGACACCAGAAGCGGCTCCCGAACAGACTTTCGAGTGTGCAATCACCGTGAACTGAGGCGTTTTACGCGCTCT encodes:
- a CDS encoding protease inhibitor I42 family protein, with the translated sequence MTHARLLAPLSLALLTACAQTPKTIVSVEAQSDCPLTLKSGQTLILTLPSNPTTGFRWQIQNPAQSVLRSLGPEVYKNSQSTEMVGSGGQSVWRYKATETGTGQLVMIYQQPWTPEAAPEQTFECAITVN